One genomic region from Pyxicephalus adspersus chromosome 1, UCB_Pads_2.0, whole genome shotgun sequence encodes:
- the LOC140323401 gene encoding olfactory receptor 52K1-like, translating into MLHVPNTSFSMPSVFLLIGIPGLQKGAIWTSILFCVLYVLASLGNGILLYVIKTEKSLHTPMYFFLSMLAINDLAFPSSTVPKTLVIFWFNDGLIDATSCLTQMFFVHCLSVIESGILASMAYDRFMAICSPLRYNSVLTSSLLVKVAFGILARAVLIILPVPILAGRVKYCGDNIVLHSYCDHMAVVDLACGDTRADSFYGLALGIFITGFDLLFIGLSYAMILRAIFNMSSREARHKAVGTCGSHICVILSAYLPAIFSFVTYRFGEKSIPRNVHIFLANIYIVFPSFMNPFIYGVRTKEIRQRVWNILTHNINTFRFVCRSLKVKFHKSI; encoded by the coding sequence ATGCTCCATGTTCCCAACACTAGTTTCTCCATGCCCTCAGTGTTCCTTCTGATTGGGATCCCAGGATTGCAAAAAGGAGCCATCTGGACATCtattttattctgtgttctgTATGTTCTGGCAAGCCTGGGAAATGGAATCCTgttgtatgtaataaaaactgaGAAGAGCCTCCATACCCCAATGTATTTCTTCCTATCTATGCTAGCCATCAATGACTTGGCCTTCCCCAGCTCTACTGTGCCAAAGACTCTGGTGATCTTCTGGTTTAATGACGGTCTTATCGATGCCACCAGCTGCCTGACACAAATGTTCTTTGTCCATTGTCTCTCAGTCATTGAGTCGGGGATCCTGGCCTCCATGGCATATGATCGCTTTATGGCCATCTGTTCACCTCTCAGATACAATTCTGTCCTCACTTCCAGCCTTCTGGTGAAGGTTGCGTTTGGTATATTGGCCAGGGCGGTTCTGATTATCCTTCCTGTTCCTATTTTGGCAGGACGTGTGAAGTACTGCGGTGACAATATTGTGCTGCATTCATATTGCGATCACATGGCTGTGGTTGATCTGGCATGCGGAGACACAAGAGCTGACAGTTTTTATGGACTAGCTCTGGGAATTTTTATCACTGGATTTGACTTGCTGTTTATTGGTCTGTCCTATGCCATGATCCTACGAGCCATCTTCAACATGTCCTCCAGGGAAGCTCGGCACAAAGCAGTAGGAACATGCGGCTCCCATATTTGTGTTATCCTCAGTGCCTACCTGCCAGCAATCTTTTCCTTTGTCACCTACAGATTTGGGGAAAAGTCCATTCCCCGTAATGTCCACATCTTCCTAGccaacatttatattgttttcccGTCTTTCATGAATCCATTTATCTACGGAGTGAGGACCAAGGAAATCCGACAGCGGGTTTGGAATATTCTCActcacaatataaacacatttagatTTGTCTGTCGATCATTAAAGGTAAAATTTCACAAAAGTATTTGA